The Amphiura filiformis chromosome 12, Afil_fr2py, whole genome shotgun sequence genome includes a region encoding these proteins:
- the LOC140166570 gene encoding UDP-glucuronosyltransferase 2A3-like encodes MANKVSLVILSVSLVSCSNVLIVPLVGEGSHYYIMLKLGRELMDRGHNITMLLADRYQPLITSSQNPTERAINYIYFPSLFKLDDYHYLQASMTEAGLQGRYVQWLMEIHAMGAENIFMQLYDECRDVLGNQTILSTLRDLNFDISVADVNGFCPVFQYLRQYNRIPYVAVSAIITIPSSSLLTTRTPTNPAYKPEMSSGFDHVMSFSERIINFAASIFYLILFNQATDPSKELRVQHGLDSSLFCEDAELFLINTNFALDFPRPLMPNTRTVGGITTGPGRPLAVEWIEFLESAGEDGVVLFSMGSNANGIDEDISGLFAGAFAQLSQKVIWKLNGKPSATVTPNVKVVDWIPQNDLLGHPQIKAFVYHCGMNGVWEAVYHGVPMVAVPLFADQSDNAQRLVSRGMAVKVDITTLTSDELAQAIRTVIRDPSYKSNATRISAIFRDSPRTPTEEAVDWIEYVIRHNGAKHLRSAALDLNIFQYLLLDVIAVLLLAFIAFMIILYCSCRLCFRGCKRLYSGSSKIKSE; translated from the exons ATGGCTAACAAAGTATCGCTTGTAATTCTCTCAGTGAGTCTGGTATCCTGTAGTAATGTTCTCATTGTACCACTAGTCGGCGAAGGCAGTCACTACTATATAATGCTCAAACTGGGCAGGGAATTGATGGATCGTGGTCATAACATTACAATGCTCCTAGCAGATCGTTATCAGCCTCTTATTACGTCATCTCAAAACCCTACAGAGAGGGCTATTAATTACATCTATTTCCCGTCTCTTTTCAAACTTGATGATTATCATTACTTGCAGGCAAGTATGACAGAAGCGGGACTACAGGGCAGGTATGTGCAATGGCTTATGGAAATACATGCAATGGGCGCAGAAAACATCTTTATGCAACTATATGATGAATGTCGCGATGTTTTAGGCAACCAAACGATTCTCTCAACATTGCGTGATTTAAATTTCGACATATCAGTGGCAGACGTCAACGGTTTCTGTCCTGTTTTCCAATACCTACGACAGTATAATCGTATTCCGTATGTAGCTGTGTCTGCTATAATAACAATACCTTCTTCTTCTCTCTTAACCACTCGTACGCCTACAAATCCTGCATACAAACCAGAAATGTCTTCCGGGTTTGATCACGTGATGTCATTTTCAGAACGAATTATAAACTTTGCAGCTTCTATATTTTACTTGATTTTATTCAACCAAGCAACTGATCCATCAAAGGAATTGAGAGTTCAGCACGGACTTGATTCTTCCCTATTTTGTGAGGATGCGGAACTTTTTTTGATCAATACAAACTTTGCTTTGGATTTCCCGAGACCGTTGATGCCTAATACCAGAACAGTAGGAGGCATAACGACAGGACCAGGACGCCCTCTGGCGGTG GAATGGATAGAGTTTCTTGAGAGTGCTGGTGAAGATGGCGTAGTGTTGTTTTCAATGGGCTCTAATgcaaatggtattgatgaagatatATCAGGTCTCTTTGCTGGAGCTTTTGCTCAATTATCTCAAAAGGTTATCTGGAAGTTGAACGGCAAACCATCGGCCACTGTGACTCCTAATGTCAAAGTTGTAGACTGGATACCACAAAATGATCTGCTAG GTCATCCTCAGATCAAAGCCTTTGTATATCACTGTGGTATGAATGGGGTATGGGAAGCTGTATATCACGGAGTACCTATGGTAGCTGTGCCATTGTTTGCTGACCAATCCGACAATGCACAAAGATTGGTATCACGTGGTATGGCGGTGAAAGTCGACATAACTACGTTGACCAGCGACGAGTTGGCTCAAGCTATACGTACAGTCATTAGAGATCCAAG ttacAAGAGCAACGCCACACGTATATCCGCAATATTCCGAGACTCACCCCGCACACCAACAGAAGAAGCCGTTGATTGGATAGAATATGTTATACGTCACAATGGCGCCAAACATTTACGATCTGCTGCTTTAGATTTAAACATATTCCAGTACTTATTACTAGACGTCATCGCAGTCTTGCTATTAGCTTTCATTGCATTTATGATTATTTTATACTGTAGTTGTAGACTATGTTTCAGAGGTTGTAAAAGACTATATAGCGGGTCCAGTAAAATAAAAAGTGAATAG